The proteins below are encoded in one region of Candidatus Omnitrophota bacterium:
- a CDS encoding lactate utilization protein yields MELKIENLLKNWQKRNIAGLYCGNKEEATEKILEIIPLASSVGISGSVTLDALGIVKRLEGRGNPVFSQYKNNISKEESLNLRRQGAAADYYLASANAISQKGELVFFSGFGNRTAGISYAKNVIIVAGVNKIAPDIQEAIKRARCYATPLNCKRLNWNTPCFKDGICRQEICLFPEYKRMCCQVLIIEAEVTPDRLKVILVNENLGF; encoded by the coding sequence GTGGAGCTAAAAATAGAAAATCTGCTTAAGAATTGGCAGAAAAGGAATATCGCCGGCCTTTATTGCGGGAATAAAGAAGAGGCAACCGAAAAAATCCTGGAAATTATACCTTTAGCCAGCAGCGTCGGTATTTCCGGTTCAGTAACCCTTGACGCATTAGGCATAGTCAAGCGCCTAGAAGGCCGCGGTAATCCGGTATTCAGCCAGTATAAAAACAACATTTCAAAAGAAGAGAGTTTGAATTTAAGGAGGCAGGGCGCGGCTGCTGATTATTACCTGGCCAGCGCTAATGCCATTTCGCAAAAAGGCGAGCTGGTTTTTTTTAGCGGTTTTGGTAATCGTACGGCAGGTATCTCCTATGCCAAGAATGTAATTATCGTTGCCGGCGTGAATAAAATCGCGCCGGATATTCAGGAGGCAATAAAACGGGCGAGGTGCTACGCCACGCCCCTGAATTGCAAGCGGCTTAACTGGAATACGCCTTGTTTTAAAGACGGTATCTGCCGCCAGGAGATCTGTTTATTCCCCGAATATAAAAGGATGTGCTGTCAGGTTTTAATTATTGAAGCAGAAGTCACTCCGGACAGGCTGAAGGTAATATTAGTTAATGAAAATTTAGGATTTTAA